One part of the Roseomonas gilardii genome encodes these proteins:
- a CDS encoding PHA/PHB synthase family protein, translated as MSQSDKTPDPGFRLPDPALVTRTMADVAERSQRIVADFVRRQGDSAEKLAGRTGGTPQVEGGTPLDPFNLGGAFMEMASRLMANPARLMQAQMGFWQDYLTLWGNTARRMMGGEVKPVISEDSKDKRFKDDAWRENEVFDFIKQSYLLSARYMQNVVRGTEGELDPKNAQKVDFYTRQFVDAMSPTNFLMTNPQVLRRTAETGGENLLKGLTNLLTDLERGKGNLRISMTDRSKFAIGENIAVTPGKVVYRNELMELIQYSPTTEKVLKRPLLLLPPWINKFYILDLRPKNSLIRWAVSQGHTVFVCSWVNPDEHLAEKDFEDYMKEGPYAALDAIQQATGERNVNAIGYCLGGTLLAATLAHMAAKRDTRIKSATFFTTMTDFEEAGEISVFIDEVQLKAVEQKMGERGFLAGGEMANTFNMLRANDLIWSFVVQNYLLGQEPFPFDLLFWNDDSTRMPAKMHSFYLRRMYQQNDLVKPGGITLDGVPIDLRKIKIPVYLLSTREDHIAPWKSTYRATQIYGGPIRFVLAASGHIAGVVNAPESGKYSHWTNEALPADPEEWLEGATELAGSWWPDWQRWVTGLDNAMVPAREPGAGKLPALADAPGDYVKVMAQD; from the coding sequence ATGAGCCAGAGTGACAAGACGCCCGATCCTGGTTTCCGCCTGCCGGACCCGGCGCTGGTGACACGAACCATGGCCGATGTCGCGGAGCGCAGCCAGCGCATCGTGGCCGACTTCGTCCGCCGGCAGGGCGACAGCGCGGAGAAGCTGGCCGGCCGCACCGGCGGCACGCCCCAGGTGGAGGGCGGGACGCCGCTCGATCCCTTCAACCTCGGCGGCGCCTTCATGGAGATGGCGAGCCGGCTGATGGCCAACCCGGCCCGGCTGATGCAGGCCCAGATGGGCTTCTGGCAGGACTACCTGACCCTCTGGGGCAACACCGCGCGCCGCATGATGGGGGGCGAGGTCAAGCCGGTCATCTCCGAGGACAGCAAGGACAAGCGCTTCAAGGACGATGCCTGGCGCGAGAACGAGGTCTTCGACTTCATCAAGCAGTCCTACCTGCTGTCGGCGCGGTACATGCAGAACGTGGTGCGCGGCACGGAGGGCGAGCTCGACCCGAAGAACGCCCAGAAGGTCGATTTCTACACGCGGCAGTTCGTGGATGCGATGAGCCCGACGAACTTCCTGATGACCAACCCCCAGGTGCTGCGCCGCACCGCCGAGACCGGCGGCGAGAACCTGTTGAAGGGCCTGACCAACCTCCTGACCGACCTGGAGCGTGGCAAGGGCAACCTGCGCATCAGCATGACCGACCGCAGCAAGTTCGCGATCGGCGAGAACATCGCGGTGACGCCGGGCAAGGTGGTGTATCGCAACGAGCTGATGGAGCTGATCCAGTACAGCCCTACCACGGAGAAGGTGCTCAAGCGGCCGCTGCTGCTGCTGCCGCCCTGGATCAACAAGTTCTACATCCTCGACCTGCGGCCGAAGAACTCCCTCATCCGCTGGGCGGTGTCGCAGGGGCATACGGTCTTCGTCTGCTCCTGGGTCAATCCGGACGAGCACCTCGCGGAGAAGGATTTCGAGGACTACATGAAGGAGGGCCCCTATGCCGCGCTGGACGCGATCCAGCAGGCGACGGGGGAGCGCAACGTCAACGCCATCGGCTACTGCCTCGGCGGCACGCTGCTGGCCGCGACGCTCGCGCATATGGCGGCGAAGCGCGACACGCGCATCAAGAGCGCCACCTTCTTCACCACCATGACGGATTTCGAGGAGGCGGGCGAGATCAGCGTCTTCATCGACGAGGTGCAGCTCAAGGCCGTCGAGCAGAAGATGGGCGAGCGGGGCTTCCTCGCGGGCGGGGAGATGGCGAACACCTTCAACATGCTCCGCGCCAACGACCTGATCTGGAGCTTCGTGGTCCAGAACTACCTGCTGGGGCAGGAGCCCTTCCCCTTCGACCTGCTGTTCTGGAACGACGACAGCACGCGCATGCCGGCGAAGATGCACAGCTTCTACCTGCGCCGCATGTATCAGCAGAACGACCTGGTGAAGCCGGGCGGGATCACGCTGGACGGGGTGCCGATCGACCTGCGGAAGATCAAGATCCCCGTCTATCTGCTCTCGACGCGCGAGGACCATATCGCGCCCTGGAAAAGCACCTATCGCGCGACGCAGATCTATGGCGGGCCGATCCGCTTCGTGCTCGCCGCCTCGGGCCATATCGCCGGGGTGGTGAACGCGCCCGAGAGCGGCAAGTACAGCCACTGGACCAACGAGGCTCTGCCCGCCGATCCGGAGGAATGGCTGGAGGGGGCCACGGAGCTCGCCGGCTCCTGGTGGCCGGACTGGCAGCGCTGGGTCACGGGGCTGGACAACGCCATGGTGCCCGCCCGCGAGCCGGGGGCCGGGAAGCTGCCGGCCCTGGCCGATGCGCCCGGCGACTATGTGAAGGTGATGGCGCAGGACTGA
- a CDS encoding LL-diaminopimelate aminotransferase → MSDDFHRIRRLPPYVFAEVNGAKAKARAAAEDIVDLGMGNPDSPTPPHIVAKLVEAVQDPRTHRYSASKGIPGLRKALANYYARRFNVQLDPETEVVATLGSKEGLANLAQAITSPGDTILVPNPSYPIHQFGFIIAGASVRSIPHTPDEEMLRAIDRAVRHSVPAPTALIVNFPSNPTALLADLDFYREVVAMARKHGFYVLSDLAYAELYFGDKIPPSILEVPGAKDVAVEFTSMSKTYNMPGWRMGFAAGNRKLIAALTRVKSYLDYGAFTPIQVAATAALNGPQDCVAEMRTLYRDRRDLLVKGLKQAGWDVPMPEGSMFVWAPIPERFAHLGSVEFSKLLLARAKVAVAPGIGFGEYGDGHVRIATVENAQRIRQALRGIRSFLAADNGGPAPGSGDGGPSTDTSAELVRA, encoded by the coding sequence ATGAGTGACGACTTCCACCGCATCCGCCGCCTTCCCCCCTATGTCTTCGCCGAGGTGAACGGCGCCAAGGCCAAGGCGCGTGCCGCCGCGGAGGACATCGTGGACCTCGGCATGGGCAATCCCGACAGCCCCACGCCGCCACATATCGTGGCCAAGCTGGTGGAGGCGGTGCAGGACCCGCGCACCCACCGCTACTCGGCCTCCAAGGGCATCCCCGGTCTGCGCAAGGCGCTGGCGAACTACTACGCCCGCCGCTTCAACGTGCAGCTCGACCCGGAGACCGAGGTCGTGGCCACGCTGGGCTCGAAGGAAGGGCTGGCGAATCTCGCCCAGGCCATCACCTCGCCCGGCGACACGATCCTGGTGCCGAACCCCTCCTACCCGATCCACCAGTTCGGCTTCATCATCGCCGGCGCCTCGGTGCGCTCGATCCCGCACACGCCCGACGAGGAGATGCTGCGCGCCATCGACCGCGCGGTGCGCCATTCCGTGCCCGCGCCCACCGCGCTGATCGTGAACTTCCCCTCCAACCCGACGGCGCTGCTGGCCGATCTCGACTTCTACCGGGAGGTCGTGGCCATGGCGCGGAAGCACGGCTTCTACGTGCTCTCCGACCTCGCCTATGCCGAGCTGTATTTCGGCGACAAGATCCCCCCCTCGATCCTGGAGGTCCCGGGCGCCAAGGACGTGGCCGTGGAGTTCACCTCCATGAGCAAGACCTACAACATGCCCGGCTGGCGCATGGGCTTCGCCGCCGGCAACCGCAAGCTGATCGCCGCGCTGACGCGGGTGAAGTCCTATCTCGACTACGGCGCCTTCACCCCGATCCAGGTCGCCGCCACCGCCGCGCTGAACGGGCCGCAGGATTGCGTGGCCGAGATGCGCACCCTGTACCGCGACCGGCGCGACCTGCTGGTCAAGGGGCTGAAGCAGGCGGGCTGGGACGTGCCGATGCCGGAGGGCTCGATGTTCGTCTGGGCGCCGATCCCGGAGCGCTTCGCCCATCTCGGCTCGGTGGAATTCTCCAAGCTGCTGCTGGCCAGGGCCAAGGTCGCCGTCGCCCCCGGCATCGGCTTCGGCGAGTACGGCGACGGCCATGTCCGCATCGCCACGGTGGAGAACGCCCAGCGCATCCGCCAGGCCCTGCGCGGCATCCGCTCCTTCCTGGCCGCCGACAACGGTGGACCCGCGCCCGGCTCGGGCGACGGCGGCCCCTCGACCGACACTTCCGCGGAGCTCGTGCGCGCTTGA
- a CDS encoding homoserine dehydrogenase — MTRPLSVALAGLGTVGAGTLQILRTNAELIAARAGRPIAVTAVAARDRSRDRGIPLDGLRWYDDPVALAHDPAVDVVVEAIGGSEGAARAAVEAALAAGKPVVTANKALLAVHGAALARSAEMQGVPLAFEAAVAGGIPVIKALREGLAANRFQRVTGILNGTCNYILTQMRERGREFAEALADAQRLGYAEADPSFDIDGVDAAHKLAILAALAFGRPVDFSAVHVEGIRNITALDIKLAEELGYRIKLLGLARCTDRGVETRVHPCMVPAAFPLARVDGVFNAVVAEGDFVGRVVLEGRGAGAGPTASAVVADLIDIARNRHTPVWGAGLDDLAPLPSLPMEERTGAYYLRLMVVDRPGVIADVTGALRDSGISLESMLQRGRAPGEAVPVVLTTHDSSERAMRKAIARIEALETVLESPALIRIESF, encoded by the coding sequence TTGACCCGTCCCCTTTCCGTCGCCCTGGCCGGTCTCGGCACCGTCGGCGCGGGCACGCTGCAGATCCTGCGCACCAATGCCGAGCTGATCGCCGCCCGCGCCGGCCGTCCCATCGCCGTGACCGCCGTGGCGGCGCGCGACCGCTCGCGCGACCGCGGCATCCCGCTGGACGGGCTGCGCTGGTACGACGACCCGGTCGCGCTGGCGCATGACCCGGCGGTGGACGTGGTGGTCGAAGCCATCGGCGGCTCCGAGGGCGCGGCCCGCGCCGCGGTCGAGGCCGCGCTGGCCGCCGGCAAGCCGGTGGTGACGGCGAACAAGGCGCTGCTCGCCGTCCATGGCGCCGCCCTCGCCCGTTCGGCGGAGATGCAGGGCGTGCCGCTGGCCTTCGAGGCGGCGGTCGCCGGCGGCATCCCGGTCATCAAGGCGCTGCGCGAGGGGCTGGCGGCCAACCGCTTCCAGCGCGTCACCGGCATCCTGAACGGCACCTGCAACTACATCCTGACGCAGATGCGCGAGCGCGGGCGGGAATTCGCCGAGGCGCTCGCCGACGCGCAGCGCCTCGGCTATGCCGAGGCCGATCCCTCCTTCGACATCGACGGCGTGGACGCGGCGCACAAGCTGGCGATCCTGGCGGCGCTCGCCTTCGGCCGCCCGGTGGACTTCTCCGCCGTGCATGTCGAGGGCATCCGCAACATCACCGCGCTCGACATCAAGCTGGCCGAGGAGCTCGGCTACCGCATCAAGCTGCTGGGCCTCGCCCGCTGCACCGATCGCGGCGTGGAGACGCGCGTGCATCCCTGCATGGTCCCCGCCGCCTTCCCGCTGGCCCGCGTGGACGGCGTCTTCAACGCCGTGGTGGCGGAGGGCGACTTCGTGGGCCGCGTGGTGCTCGAAGGCCGCGGCGCCGGCGCCGGGCCGACCGCCTCGGCCGTGGTGGCCGACCTGATCGACATCGCGCGCAACCGGCACACGCCCGTCTGGGGCGCCGGGCTCGACGACCTCGCCCCGCTGCCCTCCCTGCCGATGGAGGAGCGCACCGGCGCCTACTACCTGCGCCTGATGGTGGTGGACCGCCCCGGCGTGATCGCCGACGTGACCGGCGCGCTGCGCGATTCCGGGATCAGCCTGGAATCCATGCTGCAGCGCGGCCGCGCCCCGGGCGAGGCCGTGCCCGTGGTGCTGACCACGCATGATTCGTCGGAACGCGCGATGCGCAAGGCCATCGCGCGGATCGAGGCTTTGGAGACGGTGCTGGAATCCCCGGCGCTGATCCGGATCGAGAGTTTCTGA
- the glpX gene encoding class II fructose-bisphosphatase yields the protein MSESGMSLKADRNLVMELVRVTEAAALACSSWIGRGDKNAADGAAVDAMRRAFDAVAIAGTVVIGEGEMDEAPMLYIGEKVGLGGPEMDIAVDPLEGTNICATGGPNSIATLAVAEKGGFLHAPDIYMDKLAIGPGLPEGVVDLDASPEENLRELAKAKKVSINDLMVCTLGRDRHKPLIEACRRAGARITLLPDGDVAGVVACAQEDSGIDIYMGSGGAPEGVLAAAALRCTGGQMQGRLLYEDDAQIARAKEMGITDPHRKFLVEDMAKGDVMFAATGVTSGAFLRGVRRTKTGAVTHSIIMRSKTGTVRYIEGHHNSQRKPGSFFA from the coding sequence ATGAGCGAAAGCGGCATGTCCCTGAAGGCGGACCGCAACCTGGTCATGGAACTGGTCCGGGTGACCGAGGCGGCGGCGCTCGCCTGCTCCTCCTGGATCGGGCGCGGCGACAAGAACGCCGCCGACGGCGCGGCGGTGGACGCCATGCGCCGCGCCTTCGACGCGGTCGCCATCGCCGGCACCGTGGTGATCGGCGAGGGCGAGATGGACGAGGCGCCGATGCTCTACATCGGCGAGAAGGTGGGCCTCGGCGGGCCGGAGATGGACATCGCCGTGGACCCGCTGGAAGGCACGAACATCTGCGCCACCGGCGGGCCGAACTCCATCGCCACGCTGGCCGTGGCGGAGAAGGGCGGCTTCCTGCACGCGCCCGACATCTACATGGACAAGCTCGCCATCGGGCCGGGCCTGCCGGAAGGCGTGGTGGATCTCGACGCCTCGCCGGAGGAGAACCTGCGCGAGCTGGCCAAGGCCAAGAAGGTCTCGATCAACGACCTGATGGTCTGCACCCTGGGCCGCGACCGCCACAAGCCGCTGATCGAGGCCTGCCGCCGCGCCGGCGCGCGCATCACCCTGCTGCCGGATGGCGACGTGGCCGGCGTGGTGGCCTGCGCGCAGGAGGATTCGGGCATCGACATCTACATGGGCTCGGGCGGCGCGCCGGAGGGCGTGCTGGCCGCCGCCGCGCTGCGCTGCACCGGCGGCCAGATGCAGGGGCGCCTGCTCTACGAGGACGACGCGCAGATCGCCCGCGCGAAGGAGATGGGCATCACCGACCCGCACCGGAAGTTCCTGGTGGAGGACATGGCCAAGGGCGACGTGATGTTCGCCGCGACCGGCGTGACCTCCGGCGCCTTCCTGCGCGGCGTGCGCCGCACCAAGACCGGCGCGGTGACGCATTCCATCATCATGCGCTCCAAGACCGGCACGGTCCGCTACATCGAGGGCCACCACAACTCCCAGCGCAAGCCCGGCAGCTTCTTTGCCTGA
- the recJ gene encoding single-stranded-DNA-specific exonuclease RecJ, whose amino-acid sequence MGPEGLTATAAEPVLGVAQSVTGRRWLWRGGDERLGLAIAQRLELPEIVGRLLAGRGVTADTATDFLDPTLRALLPDPSCLKDMEAAAARLADAVRRGEQVAVYGDYDVDGACAGALTVRVLRELGCEVAHYVPDRIREGYGPNGPAIAGLCDRGATLIVCVDCGIAAHEALEAARGRADVVVLDHHKSEGPVPDVAAVVNPNRLDCPSGLRHLCAAAVCFLAAVALQRVLRRSGFFAHRSEPRLLALLDLVALATVCDVMPLVGLNRALVAQGLKVMARREHAGIAALLEMAAVKEAPTAHTLGFVLGPRINASGRIGEPDLALRLLLLDDPVEARAIAARLDEVNRKRQEVEADVLTGAFAEAERQAEAGSPVLMICGEGWHPGVVGIVAGRVKERFNRPTLVASLAEGLARGSGRSVPGVDLGAAVIAARQSGLMLTGGGHAMAAGFSFEAARMEEVRTFLHDRLGHANTLPAAADLSVEGTITVQAATAGFAAEVGRLAPFGPGNEEPVFAIRRARIVRADRVGREGGTVRAFLEGEGGGRLKAVCFRAKEGPLAHLLLNSGGLPLHLCGTLRAESWNGTVSASLHVQDAAPALDG is encoded by the coding sequence ATGGGGCCAGAGGGCCTGACCGCGACGGCGGCGGAGCCCGTGCTGGGGGTGGCGCAGAGCGTCACCGGCCGGCGCTGGCTCTGGCGCGGCGGCGACGAGCGGCTGGGCCTCGCCATCGCGCAGCGCCTGGAACTCCCCGAGATCGTCGGCCGCCTGCTCGCCGGGCGGGGCGTGACGGCGGACACCGCGACGGACTTCCTCGACCCGACGCTGCGCGCGCTGCTGCCCGACCCCTCCTGCCTGAAGGACATGGAGGCGGCGGCGGCGCGGCTCGCCGATGCCGTCCGCCGGGGCGAGCAGGTGGCCGTCTATGGCGACTACGACGTGGACGGCGCCTGCGCCGGCGCGCTCACCGTGCGCGTGCTGCGGGAACTCGGCTGCGAGGTCGCGCATTACGTCCCCGACCGCATCCGGGAGGGCTACGGCCCCAACGGGCCGGCCATCGCCGGGCTCTGCGACCGGGGCGCGACGCTGATCGTCTGCGTCGATTGCGGCATCGCGGCGCATGAGGCGCTGGAGGCGGCACGGGGCCGCGCGGATGTGGTGGTCCTCGACCACCACAAGTCCGAGGGGCCGGTGCCCGATGTGGCGGCGGTGGTGAACCCCAACCGCCTCGACTGCCCCTCCGGCCTGCGCCATCTCTGCGCCGCCGCCGTCTGCTTCCTGGCGGCGGTGGCGCTGCAGCGCGTCCTGCGCCGCAGCGGCTTCTTCGCCCATCGGTCGGAGCCGCGCCTGCTGGCGCTGCTGGACCTCGTGGCGCTGGCCACGGTCTGCGACGTCATGCCGCTGGTCGGGCTGAACCGGGCGCTGGTGGCCCAGGGGCTGAAGGTCATGGCCCGGCGCGAGCATGCCGGCATCGCCGCGCTGCTGGAAATGGCCGCGGTGAAGGAGGCGCCCACCGCCCATACGCTCGGCTTCGTGCTCGGCCCGCGCATCAACGCCTCTGGCCGGATCGGCGAGCCCGACCTGGCGCTGCGCCTGCTGCTGCTGGACGACCCGGTCGAGGCCCGCGCCATCGCCGCGCGGCTGGACGAGGTGAACCGCAAGCGGCAGGAGGTGGAGGCCGATGTCCTGACCGGCGCCTTCGCCGAAGCGGAGCGGCAGGCCGAGGCGGGCAGCCCCGTGCTGATGATCTGCGGCGAGGGCTGGCATCCCGGCGTGGTCGGCATCGTGGCCGGGCGGGTGAAGGAACGCTTCAACCGCCCGACGCTGGTGGCCTCGCTGGCCGAGGGGCTGGCGCGAGGCTCGGGCCGCTCGGTGCCGGGGGTGGATCTCGGCGCGGCGGTGATCGCGGCGCGGCAGTCCGGACTGATGCTGACCGGCGGCGGCCACGCCATGGCGGCCGGCTTCTCCTTCGAGGCGGCGCGGATGGAGGAGGTTCGCACCTTCCTTCACGACCGCCTCGGCCACGCCAACACCCTGCCCGCCGCCGCCGACCTCTCGGTGGAGGGCACGATCACCGTCCAGGCGGCCACGGCGGGCTTCGCGGCGGAGGTCGGGCGGCTGGCGCCCTTCGGCCCCGGCAACGAGGAACCGGTCTTCGCCATCCGCCGCGCCCGCATCGTCCGCGCCGACCGTGTGGGGCGGGAGGGCGGCACCGTCCGCGCCTTCCTGGAAGGCGAGGGGGGAGGGCGGCTGAAGGCCGTCTGCTTCCGCGCCAAGGAAGGCCCGCTCGCGCATCTGCTGCTCAATTCCGGCGGCCTGCCCCTGCATCTCTGCGGCACGCTGCGTGCGGAAAGCTGGAACGGCACGGTCTCCGCCTCTCTGCACGTCCAGGACGCGGCGCCGGCCCTGGACGGCTGA
- a CDS encoding zinc-dependent alcohol dehydrogenase family protein, translating into MRAYHLPKAGAIEDLTLTTLERPHPGRRQVLVRIRATSLNYRDLMVATGRYGRAGVRPGLVPLSDGAGEVAEIGPDVTRVKPGDRVAGIFMQGWIAGPPDESYRATALGGSIDGVLAEYVLFEEEGLVHLPAHLSFEEGACLPCAGVTAWNALTALRPVGPEQTVLLLGTGGVSILALQFAHAAGARVIVTSSSDEKLARAKELGADAGVNYRTHPDWEKEVWTLTGKRGVDHVVEVGGAGTLPKSIAATRVGGAVHLIGVLTGGQIDPLPIMQKAMDLRGVFVGSREMFEAMNRAVTFHRIQPVIDRVFPFEEAQAAYRHLESQAHLGKVVIRLG; encoded by the coding sequence ATGCGCGCCTATCATCTGCCCAAGGCCGGGGCGATCGAGGACCTCACGCTCACCACCCTGGAAAGGCCACACCCTGGCCGCCGGCAGGTGCTGGTGCGGATACGGGCTACCTCGCTGAACTACCGCGACCTGATGGTGGCCACCGGGCGCTACGGCAGGGCAGGGGTCCGGCCCGGGCTGGTGCCGCTTTCCGACGGGGCGGGCGAGGTGGCCGAGATCGGCCCGGACGTCACCCGGGTGAAGCCGGGCGACCGCGTGGCCGGCATCTTCATGCAGGGCTGGATCGCCGGCCCGCCCGACGAATCCTATCGCGCCACCGCCCTGGGCGGCTCCATCGACGGGGTTCTGGCGGAATACGTCCTCTTCGAGGAGGAAGGGCTGGTCCACCTGCCGGCGCACCTGTCCTTCGAGGAAGGCGCCTGCCTGCCCTGCGCGGGCGTGACGGCCTGGAACGCCCTGACCGCCCTGCGCCCGGTGGGGCCGGAACAGACCGTGCTGCTGCTGGGCACGGGCGGCGTCTCGATCCTCGCGCTGCAATTCGCCCATGCCGCCGGGGCGCGGGTGATCGTGACCTCCTCCTCCGACGAGAAGCTGGCGCGGGCGAAGGAACTGGGCGCCGATGCGGGCGTGAACTACCGCACCCATCCGGACTGGGAGAAGGAGGTCTGGACCCTTACCGGCAAGCGCGGCGTGGACCATGTGGTGGAGGTCGGCGGGGCGGGGACCCTGCCGAAATCCATCGCCGCGACCCGGGTGGGCGGCGCCGTCCACCTCATCGGCGTGCTGACCGGCGGGCAGATCGACCCGCTGCCCATCATGCAGAAGGCCATGGACCTGCGCGGGGTCTTCGTCGGCTCGCGCGAGATGTTCGAGGCGATGAACCGCGCCGTCACCTTCCACCGCATCCAGCCGGTGATCGACCGGGTCTTCCCCTTCGAGGAAGCCCAGGCGGCCTATCGCCACCTGGAAAGCCAGGCGCATCTCGGCAAGGTGGTCATCCGCCTCGGCTGA
- the wrbA gene encoding NAD(P)H:quinone oxidoreductase has protein sequence MTKVLVLYYSMYGHIETMAQAVAEGARGAGAEVTVKRVAEIMAPEAFAAAGGKADQAAPIASPQEVADYDAIIVGAPTRYGRIPSQMAQFWDQTGGLWAKGALIGKVGSAFTSTASQHGGQETTLMGIHTMLFHHGMVLVGLPYSAQGLVTLDEVSGGTPYGASTIAGGQGQRQPSANELELARFQGEHVAKIAAKIAG, from the coding sequence GTGACGAAGGTTCTGGTCCTCTACTATTCGATGTACGGCCATATCGAGACCATGGCGCAGGCCGTGGCCGAGGGTGCGCGCGGTGCGGGTGCCGAGGTGACGGTCAAGCGCGTGGCCGAGATCATGGCGCCCGAGGCCTTCGCCGCCGCCGGTGGCAAGGCGGACCAGGCGGCCCCGATCGCCAGCCCGCAGGAAGTGGCCGATTATGACGCCATCATCGTCGGCGCGCCGACGCGCTATGGCCGCATTCCTTCGCAGATGGCGCAGTTCTGGGACCAGACCGGCGGGCTCTGGGCGAAGGGCGCGCTGATCGGCAAGGTCGGCTCCGCTTTCACCTCCACCGCCAGCCAGCATGGCGGGCAGGAGACGACCCTGATGGGCATCCACACGATGCTGTTCCACCACGGCATGGTGCTGGTCGGCCTGCCCTATTCCGCGCAGGGGCTGGTCACGCTGGACGAGGTGAGCGGCGGCACGCCCTATGGCGCCTCCACCATCGCCGGCGGCCAGGGGCAGCGGCAGCCCTCCGCGAACGAGCTGGAGCTCGCGCGGTTCCAGGGTGAGCATGTGGCGAAGATCGCGGCGAAGATCGCGGGCTGA
- a CDS encoding NAD(P)-dependent oxidoreductase, whose product MRLHIQNPPASDLSITPAQWEAAIARHPDMAHLAMTMAEDPQGLEDGLREAEVLVTWTGLPGDPLRAAPLRERAPHLRILSFTSAGVDRMAPFDWLPDGVAMLNNRGTHGDKAGEFAIMALLMLRNHIPFFAECQREGRWAPRLAPSLAGATLGVLGLGALGGATARRARQFGMRVLGIRSGSEPHPDCDETFPQEALDTVLPRCDMLVLACPLTPRTRNILSRDRLSLLPRGAGVVNIARGPVWDQDAVCDLLESGHLSACLTDVAVPEPLPPESRLWRTPGLFVTPHMSADDPLVYNDRTLDILFENLRAEREGRSLPNLVDPRRGY is encoded by the coding sequence ATGCGCCTGCACATCCAGAATCCCCCCGCCTCCGACCTCAGCATCACCCCGGCCCAGTGGGAGGCGGCGATCGCGCGCCACCCGGACATGGCCCATCTCGCCATGACCATGGCGGAAGACCCGCAAGGGCTGGAGGACGGGCTGCGCGAGGCCGAGGTGCTGGTGACCTGGACGGGCCTGCCCGGCGACCCCCTGCGCGCGGCGCCGCTGCGCGAACGCGCCCCGCATCTGCGCATCCTCTCCTTCACCTCGGCCGGGGTGGACCGGATGGCGCCCTTCGACTGGCTGCCGGACGGCGTGGCGATGCTCAACAACCGCGGCACCCATGGCGACAAGGCGGGCGAGTTCGCCATCATGGCCCTGCTGATGCTGCGCAACCACATCCCCTTCTTCGCGGAATGCCAGCGGGAGGGACGCTGGGCGCCACGCCTCGCCCCCAGCCTGGCCGGCGCCACGCTCGGCGTGCTGGGCCTCGGCGCGCTGGGCGGTGCCACGGCCCGCCGGGCGCGGCAGTTCGGCATGCGCGTCCTGGGCATCCGCAGCGGCAGCGAGCCCCATCCCGATTGCGACGAGACCTTCCCGCAGGAGGCGCTCGACACGGTGCTGCCACGCTGCGACATGCTGGTCCTGGCCTGCCCGCTCACGCCCCGCACGCGCAACATCCTGTCGCGGGACCGGTTGTCGCTGCTGCCGCGCGGGGCAGGGGTGGTGAACATCGCGCGCGGCCCGGTCTGGGACCAGGACGCCGTCTGCGACCTGCTGGAAAGCGGCCATCTCTCCGCCTGCCTGACCGATGTGGCGGTGCCGGAGCCGCTGCCGCCGGAAAGCCGGCTCTGGCGCACGCCGGGCCTGTTCGTGACGCCCCACATGTCGGCGGACGACCCGCTGGTCTACAACGACCGCACGCTGGACATTCTGTTCGAGAACCTGCGGGCGGAACGCGAAGGGCGGTCCCTGCCGAACCTGGTCGATCCCCGGCGTGGCTACTGA